A part of Aegilops tauschii subsp. strangulata cultivar AL8/78 chromosome 2, Aet v6.0, whole genome shotgun sequence genomic DNA contains:
- the LOC109782869 gene encoding obtusifoliol 14-alpha demethylase-like: MAPGAPLVGILPALLAKGPLQVIRNAHTEMGSVFTVRLLHRKVTFLVGPDVSSHFYQGLDMEISQDEVSRFTIPTFGPGVAFDVDFATRREQFRFFGDAMKPAKLRTYAGLMVREVEEYFARWGQSGTVDLKQELEHLVTLVASRCLFGEEVRAKMFGEVATHLRELNDGMRLVTIMFPHLPIPAHRRRDRARARLGEIFSDIVSSRKASYPDGGPDDMLQCLIDSRYKDGRATTETEVVGMLVSALFAGQHTSSSTSTWTGARLLVRANSEHLRAAVREQERIVARHGDRMDYEVLQEMDTLHRCVKEVLRLHPPAMMLLRHARRSFTVRTREGDEYEIPEGRTVASPLVLHNCLPHVYRDPERYEPNRFGPGRGEDGAGGAFSYTAFGGGRHACVGEAFAYMQIKVIWSHLLRNFEMEMVSPFPETDWNVVMPGPKGKAMVRYSRKRMSAAA; this comes from the exons ATGGCCCCAGGGGCTCCCCTTGTTGGGATCCTCCCGGCGCTTCTCGCCAAGGGCCCGCTGCAAGTGATTCGCAACGCCCACACGGAGATGGGGAGCGTGTTCACGGTGAGGCTGTTGCATCGCAAGGTGACCTTCCTGGTTGGGCCAGACGTGTCGAGCCATTTCTACCAAGGGCTGGACATGGAGATTAGCCAGGACGAGGTCTCCCGGTTCACCATTCCGACTTTCGGCCCCGGCGTCGCCTTCGACGTGGACTTCGCTACTCGTCGCGAGCAGTTCCGCTTCTTTGGTGACGCCATGAAGCCGGCCAAGCTCAGGACTTACGCCGGACTTATGGTGCGCGAAGTCGAG GAGTACTTTGCTAGATGGGGACAGTCCGGCACGGTTGACTTGAAGCAGGAGCTAGAGCACCTCGTCACGCTCGTAGCCAGCCGGTGCTTGTTCGGGGAGGAGGTCCGGGCCAAGATGTTCGGCGAAGTCGCAACGCACCTCCGTGAACTCAACGACGGCATGCGCCTCGTCACCATCATGTTCCCGCACCTGCCCATCCCGGCGCACCGCAGGCGCGACAGGGCGCGTGCTAGGCTCGGCGAGATATTCTCCGACATCGTCAGCTCCCGCAAAGCAAGCTACCCTGACGGCGGCCCTGACGACATGCTGCAATGCCTGATCGATTCCAGGTACAAAGACGGCCGCGCCACGACCGAGACGGAGGTCGTCGGGATGCTTGTCTCGGCGCTGTTCGCGGGGCAGCACACAAGCTCCAGCACGAGCACGTGGACCGGAGCGCGCCTCCTCGTGCGCGCCAACTCCGAGCACCTGCGCGCCGCCGTCCGGGAGCAGGAGCGGATCGTGGCACGGCACGGCGACCGCATGGACTACGAGGTCCTGCAGGAGATGGACACCCTCCACCGCTGCGTCAAGGAGGTTCTGCGGCTCCACCCGCCGGCGATGATGCTGCTGCGTCACGCGCGCCGGAGCTTCACCGTGCGGACCAGGGAGGGTGACGAGTACGAGATCCCGGAGGGGCGCACCGTCGCGAGCCCGCTGGTGCTCCACAACTGTCTCCCGCACGTGTACAGGGACCCGGAGAGGTACGAGCCGAACAGGTTCGGTCCGGGCAGAGGGGAGGACGGGGCCGGCGGAGCATTCTCATACACGGCGTTCGGTGGCGGGCGGCACGCCTGCGTCGGCGAGGCGTTCGCGTACATGCAGATCAAGGTGATATGGAGCCATCTGCTGAGGAACTTCGAGATGGAGATGGTGTCGCCGTTCCCCGAGACGGACTGGAACGTGGTCATGCCGGGGCCCAAGGGGAAGGCCATGGTCCGCTACAGCAGAAAGAGGATGTCAGCGGCCGCCTAA